The Zingiber officinale cultivar Zhangliang chromosome 2A, Zo_v1.1, whole genome shotgun sequence genomic sequence ttactgaccattgtactaggtgtcgattccagattgggtatgtatctatcattatgtcggttgtggtttatacagtatgtatgtcaggttagtaggtctgatatgttcagatgcattgattatgatagtaggatcatgtTCTTTGATTCCCTATTGAGACTGtgtacttgtgatctccatgttgtttatggaccatgcactatcttgtctattacccgctgagttacctatactcaccacagcatgtatacatttatgttttcaggtagcttgtagatggttggtgtcgctcggagtatcctgtctgccgggtcctacgtcacatccgaagaccgtgcttattttcttttgtatattcttttcttatttttggcattgtatttgtgtatagccatgtggctatcctatgattttggtgttgtatttgtgtttaagccgtgccggcatgcattgtatttatttgtgttgtgtgggctttccttcgtttttccgctgtgttttggtacagccgtgtgggctgttttatatataactgcgtggttgtgattgtttcattccagccgtgtgggctattattataactgcgtggttgtgtataaaaatattccagccgcatgtggctgatgtattttgcttgtagtgatgcttcagattgtcaccggtacaggggagatgctgtcggatttttgtctggcagagactcttttgggggcgtgacaatttttggtatcagagcgggtacgatgcctgttttgtttttgttttggattttcgagatttatctgataccagtttagtggtatcagagcaggttcgatgcctgttattcatgtttttggatttctgtttcgattttcttgatgtgacttttcgagttttggaaCCAGGCAGCAACaagacatctccaggctataggaggtatgtttgcatattgttatcatacatttctgttggtgtatgtattgttgcccatatagttatgatgtgtgttagtgttctcttgttagtacttgcctatttgtttgtagcatgcattgcatggtttgggtcaatcactgatcacggttgacctaatggagatcaaggattacagtctcaggggattcatcatatcatactaccagtagtttagtgtctattactactagttggttgagaggtaAAGTCGTATACCAGTCTCGGTTATCATTAGTTGTGTAGTGAATGATATTTGTATACCCATGTTGACTTAGTTAGTAGAGTATcggtttactcctgttgaggattgatttacttggttgacttgtgtagttatggtttgacttattacccttgttgacttggacagttggggtttgacttatcttagttggttttgtgatcctattagttcggtcagtagaggatcgatttacccttgttgacttgggtagtggtgtatcgatttaccttagttagtttcatcagtggatgattgatttactcttattggatcagttaggagatgatcgatttattttgttggtccgaccagtaggggactgacttactctacttttagagattcctatctttgggatgtttcatacttggttagatattttgacttgtaccggtgtGGAAAGGACTGAATTTGTCGTATACCATTAttggcttagtcagtctatagaggatcgatgtatcctattctatggggactttgactatggattgtctgtacctggttggggggcttagaaggtacattcagataggatatcgcacggtgtggaaaagtgtaaagctacgtgcttaacactttgagatacaaccgttacaAGGGTATAACTTTGAGAGTACATTCGgatatgatgatcttcgaggggtagagcattgattgacagatattttgatcagttgtttagttgtagcgttcctctatctttgtgttcattgctcgatactggaggttgctgagCCTCAGGATGGAGCAATCGCAgtttgatggggtacaagacaatggttagacgactcagctaacattgtctctatcaggtggctcaagaccttgaccacgtgattattgtaccagatcttgtagtctatatcttatattagagggtttgaccttttatcggtatttgttgagggacatatataggatgatgatgagggtggtggagatatcTCTTTGTTAGGTAGACACTTAGTCAGCGGGTTGTGTGACCCtatgactttggattgacattcttttactgtggatatttgattatcggaaagaatgagatgatgagatttgacagaccTTTTTGGATACGTTTAGTTTGTTAGTAGTGGGGGTTGAAGGTTGGATACGTTTCTTTGACTCTATCTTTGTTTatgagactatctggtatgactgattgatgttgaggatgattggagaTTGGTGGATATTAGGAGATCAGGTATGGGGATAGGTTGTCTTTTgaggatctattagtggatatttgatttgatgatctattatttggtgttttatgttgatagtgacatggagtgtaatatgtctgtgatatatatggatttggtgatttgtagtgggTGATTCGATCACAGACTCgttgttggggatcttacggttgagtgagCCTGTTGTACgtacattatgagtccttggtgttaccatttaggcatgtCGTGCCTTAGATCTTgttatggactcgatgtacttggtattcctagggtgtgtagatcagttttcattgtctccattgacgatgttgtgatctattttcgatccgaggtggatcatgtacactagcttcgcatagttctagagatgtttcgacgggaacatctatatgtgaagttagtagtacgtattgtgattgtcttttacgagtttcTGGGACGCATTGTCTTTAGTAGAGAGATATCGGTGGATCCACAAGAGATAGAGGCTGTTATTAGTTGGAAGtcgtcgtagtctatacaggagactcgtagTTTCCTTGATCTGTCTAGATATTAgcggagattatgtgtgtttccgagtcacttcttatccgggaggagttactgcaggaaacacattgatcgaGATTTGTGATACATTCGATTGATACCTGATGTATGGAGACTTGGAGCATTCTctttggtggaacgacatgaagaaagacatatcgcagattttgtagtttgatgtctagtgtgtcagcaagtggaggctgaacatcggatatcagtaggattgtttcagtagactcgtattttggagtggagttgggagcatgtttgacggattttgttgtgggattatccaggacatgagaggatattttggtttgggtaatcattgttgggtgacgactttgctccctagctatcgatttgtaggacggattcttttagatggagtagcaggattatactctagGGAGATTATcggactggatgatgtatctttgagtattgttttggatggagatcagtgatttcatatcatggttttgattatggttacagcagacttGGGATTAtgagtttcactttagtatagattttcatctcagactgatggatagtttgagcgctctatacatgtgttggaggatttattgatagtggattttggattttagaggagtttgatttatccacagttggctagattgcagagtgagagtagcgggagtagggtgagttcatagctcacagagttgtcgctagtcacttggaggaggattatcatgtttggagatatctttatgatactagggttggagatttgttTATGATACTTGGATGAGTGACATATGAGTATGTTGATTGGTAGTTACCTTGGAGGAgggtccctgagttgaccagtaaatttggggaccaaatttttattagtgggggagaatgtaagataccgaaaaattaaataataaatattattggacgaaaaatcttattggatttttccagaatttttagaaattttctgggaatttttcggagctcgtacggaggggtTTGAGGGGACCAATCGGCGGGTGCCGATAAAGCCTCTTTGGactaccctatttaagtgaggaaatattttaattataaaatcattttcttttatttttccctcTTTATCGCCGAAAACCCCCTCCCCCGATTCTCTTCCTCCCCGATTTCTTCTCCCCCTCGCGCGAGTTCCtttctcccgagccctctctcgcGACTTCTTCTCGCTTGATCCCTCCTCCAGCGTGCCTAGGCCGAGCCCCCCTCCTCCCTCTCCTTCCCGAGGCGTGAGGTCTTCGTCCTTTTTCTTTCTTGCGGGCGATCGACGATGATccggcggagctagggcacgacagGGGGGAGTTGATTCACATCTTTCTTGGTGGATCGAGCCCCTCTCAGCTTTTCTATTAGATCTATTCATTGGAGGGGGTTGCGGATCGTCGTCCAGTTGAGGTGGATCGCGCGGATCGATTGAGGTAAGGCTTCGTCGGATGATTCTGTGAATTCAAAGACCTTGCTTAATTGGGTTTGTTTGTGATGATCGTCCTGATCTGGATTAGAGGAAACAGAGGATCTGCGTGCTGTGGACGTTCCCTGTTGCCGGCCACTGCCAATTCcacttcttgaagctgtggagggTTCCTGCTCGGGTTCACTACTGGAAAGGTCACCAATTTCGGCAAAGGTTAGCAGCTCGTGTTCCTTACAGTTGCATTTGGAGGGGAAGTTGCGGCAGAATTTAGTTTGGGGTAAGATGTatattaatttggattaatattGGATTAAATGCATTGATTGTTTGGCTGCATTGGATGAATTTCATTCTGGAATTTAAGGTGTTAATTGTGGATGGAGGATTGATTGATTAtgggttggaatttgtggatcAGTGGTTTATTAGGTGTTCTTGCTGGGGTGTATGCATCTGATTTAGTGTTCATAAATTTAGGTGAGTTGTTATTTAATTTTGGGTTGGATTAAGTGTGGTAGATAAATTACGTAAGATTGATTTTGGATGTTTAGTAGAGATGATATAATGGAGTTTATGATCGCTTATGGATTTGAGATTCATTTGTGGATGGAGTTAAATCTAGTTAGATTTATTTGGGTGTGATTAGGGTGTTGCAGGTTGAATTGATTATGGATTGATTAGTTGAAATGGATGAATTGTGTGGGATTGATTCATGGTTAAGGAATTGGAAATCGGCTGTGATATATTGATTTGGTTGAATCTTGGATTGATTGTTGGATTTAAGAAGtgttgattagtgagttttggattgattaatagattgtatagtttgtttggatctagaaggagaTGACAAACCATACACTCTAATCACATACAAATCCCAATTTGTTTTTATCACAAATCAAAAACTTCGACTATGCTAGAATAAACACGAGTAATGCTGCATCTCtcttacaagaaaaaaaaatgagaccATCCACTCTCATTCATTATAAAATTGTTGGGAGGGAGATAAATCAGGGGGGAAATAAGCGAGAAATCGAACCAGAAAGGAGATGCAGATCCGAGGCTTGAGTAGTGAGCGTTCGCTAGGGCTTCGTCGTAGGGACAGTTGAGAGACAGAGAGCTTCGGTCCATCCATttcgtattttttttttaaaaaaaatctcagaAATTTCATGAAATGGACCCGTTTAAGGCTTTAAGCATCCGTTCTCCATTACATTAACCCGCAACCGGTCAGCTGATTCGATAATCCGTTTCACTTCCCTAATACCATTTATATGgttatcaattaatttttaatacaaatatttaatttagtcaATTGCTAGATTTAAAgagaattattttagaaaatgaaTATAtcttaaattattataataatattttaaaataccaTTATATGGCCgctcaataataataataataataagcctggctaccaggattcataaactctagtacttaagcctagaggtctagagttcgaatcctggggaaggtaaaaatccactgaccaggggtggaaagacttagtgagtaacggcacgaccaaagggtcatcggtcgacgatatagaggtcgccaaatgggccgacgacataaggggccgccacaagggtcgcccaagaggccaaagggccgggtcttgggcggcccttgtggcggcccattggcggcccttatgtcgtcggcccatttggcgacctctaatgtcgtcgaccgacgaccctttggctgtgccgttactcactaggactttccacccctggccagtggatttttgccttccccaggattcgaactctagacctccaagcttaagtactagagtttgtgaatcctagtaaccaagtgagcgccgccagtggatttttgtcttccccaggattcgaactctagacctccaggcttaagtactaaagtttctgaatcctggtaaccaagtgagcaagtcagattttagaagatatgctcagggcttgtgcactagatttcaagggaagttggtgcaagtatctatgcttagctgagtttgcctacaacaatagctatcaggccactatcgagatgacaccttatgaggcgttgtatggcaggaagtgcagatcacccatttgctggcaagaagcaggtgaaagaagagaaatggaagtagagctgggcatccagactgagatgatagaagaaaccactcaggccatccagaagatcagacagagaattgagactgcccagagtagacagaagagttatgctgacacacatcGTAGGCCACTTgatttccaagtaggggattcagtctttctcaaggttgctcctatgaagggagtgatgagatttggcaagaagagcaaattaagtccccgctatgtaggaccttacctgatcataaagaggattgggaaagtagcttacaagctggacttaccacaagacatgtcagcaatacataacgtatttcatgtctccatgctaaagaagtgtctccatgaccctagccaagtgattcaacctcagttagtgcagatccaagatgatcttagctacgagagcagacctacacggatagtggacagagaagttaagagactaaggaataaagaagtaccactagtgaaggttatctggcagagcCAGAAGCACGAgcaagtcacttgggagcgtgaggatagtatgagatagaaatatccaaaactattctaagttcgaggacgaactttttataaggtatgggggattgtaacgacccaattttccctatttcgagttctaaatgcccttaaaaatatttggaaatgcttttaaaatattttagagattttttgaaatttttagagtatttttatataatttttgaagatcgtttgatatttttacaaaacgaaagaagttttaacaaaaaatatCAAAACCGAGGTTTAAATTGAAAACTACGGGTCAGGTAAAAATTCGGCTAACCAACTGCTCTGTAAACACTTTGTTAAAGAAAAATGGTAATAGATACAGGTATAAGTTGCAGAAAATGGCTGAGCCGAGGCTCGACTCTGCGACCTCCGGCACGCACAACCCGTGACTTAAGTGGAGCGGATGACCAAGTGGTCCGCGGGTATTTTGTGATTATAAGAGATAGCGAAATAGATTTATGGGGGAGATAGTTAACAGCATATAGGAGTTATAAGAGAAGAACTTAGGATTTATTCCCGAACCCTAATCCCGCTTCTCCTCCTCTTCGCGTGCGACGGCTGtgcgggcggaaacgcagcaaagctagggctttgttctccggcgccggcgaagccctTTTCCGGCCAGTCTTCACCCGTGGGTGGGCATCCCGACGAAGggagctcggaagcacaaaggagccgccgagatcttcccctttccgcgaaccctagagccttcctcttctcggttgtaagttcaagaacgctaagtaagtactactcacctgtgataggagttgctccgaatttgtTGGGATGCTTCCTTGTAtctcttgaatttgaagcatgctgtaCAGAGTTTTTGTTTTCtacttgtgcttgctgccgtatTTTGCATTCGGAATGCTGTACTGGATTGAGTTGCTAGGGATTTCGTTTCCCTTGCTTTCGGATCATACTGTGCAGTATTGGGATAGCTAGAGGCTTTAAGGGTAGCATTCGTTCTTGGTTTTCCTTCCCTATTACTTCTGATGTAGCACGATTAAGGATCCTATTGCTCTAAAGGAAGAGGAGATGTTCCAAAGCTTACTGCCGTGAACCTCAGGGCAAGAAAATAAAGGGTATAGGATTAAGCATGGATTTGGAATGATAGAGTTATATTCTTAATATAGAGTTCCCATCCAAGTAGTGTTCAATTACAAGGTTAGAGCATGATAGGTGATGGTTATGTTTATGGCATTTTCGAATTTCCAGGGAGATATGGAGGGGTTGGGATTTGGTTAATGATGTTTTTGCTTCCCCTCACTGTTCCGAAAACGATCTTCACAGTATGCTTAGCTTTGCTTTCACAGCACGTTTAAGTTGCTTTATTCTTCGCAGCAGTAATCTTTttattgctttgcttagttggaGATAATTCCACATGTGTAGatctagtgatgcatgctttAGTATACCACGTGTAGATGTTGTTAGCAGCAGTAAtctttcttattgctttgcttagttggaaATGATTTATGATGTGTAGATTTATTAAGTTATTGTTCTTGAAAATGCATGAACAGATTTATTTTGCTATTAGTTGGACATGATCAGTTTCCCTTGCCACTAGATATACACGGGGATATTTTCtagtttcctttgctattaggatatcatgagcagaattttagtgcagaattttagtgtagttAGATCTCTTCGTATGCAGAATTTTGCATTGTAGCTTAGTTCTTCCTTGCTAATTCCTTGCcttaaaacgagctctaaaacgagccttaaaacgagctttaaaatgagccaaaaaaaggGCTCTAAAACGAGTCAAAAACGAGCTCGAAAACGagtccgagctcgcttaacgagttaggctcgttaactttgataatcgagctaataacgagccgagctcgaactgttcgcgagcttgataattctaaaacgagccgagctcgagccttgtgataaaagctcgattcgagctcgagccgagcttgagccgagctcgagctcgaatataacttaaacgagtcgagctcgagcctgatactgttcggctcgtttacatccctatctATTAGGGCTCGAGTCGTTTGGTATCAGGTGAGccatcaaagttaacgagcctaactcgttaagcgagctcgggctcgttttcgagctcgtttttggctcgtttttgagctcgttttttggctcgtttttttggctcgcgagcctataaacgaacatgttcgcgagctcacgagccgaacatccttaagctcgagctcggctcgataaaactgtcgagctcgagctcggctcgataagataaacgaacgaactcgaacgagctttttaccgaatcgagctccgaatagctcgcgaaccgtttggttcatttacatccctactaaTAGATCATCCATGTAATCAGGGTTCAAAACCTAGGACAAGCAAGAAATTCATCATCGTGTTTGAAAAATAGGGCATGTTGGCTACTAGGCTACTAGATAGTTTGCACTTTTGAATTTATCGAAGGGTGAATCATGGTAAGACCGTCCACTAATGATTAATCAAACTGTTGAGCGGCCATATACTGgtgttttaaaatattattataataatttaagaTATAttcattttctaaaataattctcTTTAAATCTAGCAATTGGCTAAATTAAATAtttgtattaaaaaataatttataaccaTATAAATGGTATTAGGGAAGTGAAACGGATTATCGAATCAGCTGACCGGTTGCGGGTTAATGTAATGGAGAACGGATGCTTAAAGCCTTAAACGGGTCCATTTCATGAAATTtctgagattttttttaaaaaaaaaatacgaaATGGATGGACCGAAGCTCTCTGTCTCTCAACTGTCCTTACGACGAAGCCCTAGCGAACGCTCACTACTCAAGCCTCGGATCTGCATCTCCTTTCTGGTTCGATTTCTCGCTTATTTCCCCCCTGATTTATCTCCCTCCCAACAATTTTATAATGAATGAGAGTGGATGGTCTCCTTTTTTTTCTTGTAAGAGAGATGCAGCATTACTCGTGTTTATTCTAGCATAGTCGAAGTTTTTGATTTGTGATAAAAACAAATTGGGATTTGTATGTGATTAGAGTGTATGGTTTGTCGCATGTGGGTGATTTTAATCTGTTAGCAAAGTTCTGTGATTAATGTTTGTACTGCAcgataaatttgatttaaatttattaattgatgCCATTTTCCAGGTCAATCTGTTCCACTAGTCCGGCCAATTGATTCAGCGAGCCAATAGCTGGTTCTTATAATAGATCCATGGCGAAGATTGCGCAATCCCAGAATCTGCCTGCTGACGTGATGCATCTCATCGAGCAGCTCGAGCGCCACTGCCTCGCCCCTGATGGTTCTTATGTGTCAAAATCTTCTTTCACCgaacttcaacttgtaatcgcgTTTGTATTACAATTAAACTGCGAGAAATATATATTATTCCATTTGATTATTCAtagtttgttttttttccttgtttatTGTTTGATATGGTGGTAACAGGCGAGGGAGGAAATGCTGCGGGAGCGGACATGCTACTTGGAAGCCATGGTGGGTGATCTGTTGTCCTGTAGGAGTAGTGATGTATACTTTTATGACCTTTGGATGTGTGGCTTATTGGCTTGATTTAATTGTGAAATGTTCTATAGGCGGTTTATGGTGAGGCAATCACTATGGTTGAAGAGTACCAGCAGACTGTTTTGGGGGGGAACCTTGGAGGGGTTAAAGACATTCCTGGTCTCCATTCTCATCTCGGGCAGAAGTGCTCCCCTGAGGTTTATGTGTCTTGTTTAATTTTGAGCTTTCACTTCTTTTTGGATCTTACATTTTAAGTCCAGGAAAAACAGAGACCATGATCACCTAGAATTGCCAAATCCTCTAGATATCAAGTAGTGTTAGACATTTTAACTGTGCATATGTGGCATGATGTGCTAATCCATGTTGTATTGCCTTAGTTCAGTCAGTTATTGTTTCTCATGCAGTAGCAGATTTGATATTATCTTTTTGGTGCCAACAAAGCAAGAGATATAGGACTACCTTGACTTGCTTTAATCACATTTTTGTCTTATATACATGCTCCAATATCCATACTAAAGGCCCACTAGCACCTGGTTGGTTATCCTACTGGCTTAATGTTCTCTTAACTGGACGTTTGTACATTGCATACTTGCATGTAGATTGATTTTTCAATgttaacttgaaattttcaaatcCTTTTCCTATGAATTTCTTCTTTAGATATTGAGTTGGGCTAACAAACTCTTGTTTTTCTTGAAGTCTTTTGTGTTATCAATTCTACTTTGATTTagataaaacataaaaaaaatcttagaaaTCAGAACCTATTTGGTCAGACACTGATGCTTGGGATATGCTGAAATTAAATTGAAAGTCATTTttagtttggttcatgtcatgcaTGGTGCTGTTGATCTGAAAATATAATTGTGATGTAATAGACATGTATTAAATGCAGAAAGATTCTAATAAAGATGATTAGGAATATACTTAGCAACCATAATGTTATGGCCATAATAACTTATGACGCCACATTTCTAATAACTAATAGATATTCGTTTGAAATTCTTGATGCAAAAGATAGGCAAACATAGATGTTTCTAGGCTGTGTTTAGCCTCAACCATATTTCACTAGTCATGTAACTAGCGCCAGCCTTTTGGCTGCATATACTTTGCAGACCTGGAAAGAGATATTATGAACCTTTCTGTAAATATCTTATTACAATGGAATCTATGATTTATCTGATATCCTAATGGTTAAATACGGGGTTTTATTTGCAAATATTTCTTTTGGAAGGAGATTATGGTGTCAAAGTTATTGCTTGTGAAAAGTATTGTGGTTTAACAAAGTTTTAATATTGTCATGTGAAATGTCCTTTGAAGGATGATATaaattttttgattcaatgggaTAGTATCTGTTAACATGCTAGTTGTTTTGAATGCTAAGTAACTGAATGGAGTTGTAGTGGAAGCCTCCTGTTGATTTTGGAGACTGGTCTTTTCTAGTTTTGAAACTTACTTATATGGTATTTCGATTTGCAATGTATATACACTTAGAATTTAAACTGTACCATTGGACTCAGGTTTATGATTATCTTGAGCACCGTCTGGCAGTTGCTGAGGCTGCACAGAGGTTAAGACTTCCCCTTCTGTCTAAAGATGGGGAAATCAATGAGGAGGAAATAGAGAAAGTTAGTATGATTTCAAGGAGCTCTATTGACAGCACTATAAGTGTAACTCCAAGCACTAGCTCAAATTCAACAAGCTATAATAACAGTTATTCAAATAGCAGTAGCAGTGTCTTGGGATTTCCAACTCCAGCTAACAGTTCTGATGCTATTGAACCTGGAGTTGGTGGGGTGCCAAATCGTTTTCTTGGAGTAACAGCAGATTTTCTATGGCAAGTCCAACAGCAAAATCCTTCTAGGAATGTGGTAAGGCTAACAACCATATATAATTTTTGCACTTAACCTTTTGTAACTGATATAGATGATACCCATATGGGAATTCTTAATTTGTACCTTCTGAAACATTTCTTGAGTATGATTATGTTCTTTTAGGATACGTCAGAGCATCAGAGAACCCTTGTTCGTGAAATTGAATGTCGCTTAGATGCTAAGTGTGAAGCAttagctgatattttcactatGAATGATAATGGTAAGCATTATTCTTAAACAGATGCAAATATTTGAGTACAACTCATTGATGAACAAACTGATTGATGCCTTCAACAGACTCGCCATCACTTAGTCAAATTTCAAGTGCTCGGCTTCCAGAGAGGTGATACTTCTTTTCCTATCACTAAGCTTGACTCAGATTAAATAAAAGAGAATGAAAGCCAAAGATGTATATGTTTGCATGGATGGGCTCATGATGGCAATTTAACAAGGATACATAACATGGATGGGCTCATGTAAGCAGGATCAAGTTTGAATTCAAACTCATGACATATAAGTTGTTTACTATTACTTTGTTCAGATTTGATTGAGTTGCAGCTTTCCAAAAGATATAATAGTTAGGTTTAGAAAGTTGGCATTCAGTCAAATTGTAACATAGCAGTAGTGTCTGTTTTTGGCTTTCATTCTCTTTTAGTTTAGTATATGAGTTAAGCTTGATAGCTTGAGAGGATTAtaagcaatatatatatatatgtaaattgGTCTTTTTCGGTTACATTCATATTTTTGGTTAGGTGGGGTCATCCAATGAAAATCTTAATAGGTTTGTGATAACTTTGTTAGTTTTGGTAATGGGTAAACTCTAGGACGTTATAGTTAATAGTGAACtttattctttttagaaaattcttttaCAAGTAAAGCTATCACGTTTTGCACAGGGTAAAGTTAATTATTGAAGAGATTGAGAGGGAAGAGG encodes the following:
- the LOC122042665 gene encoding AUGMIN subunit 4-like isoform X1 gives rise to the protein MAKIAQSQNLPADVMHLIEQLERHCLAPDGSYVSKSSFTELQLAREEMLRERTCYLEAMAVYGEAITMVEEYQQTVLGGNLGGVKDIPGLHSHLGQKCSPEVYDYLEHRLAVAEAAQRLRLPLLSKDGEINEEEIEKVSMISRSSIDSTISVTPSTSSNSTSYNNSYSNSSSSVLGFPTPANSSDAIEPGVGGVPNRFLGVTADFLWQVQQQNPSRNVDTSEHQRTLVREIECRLDAKCEALADIFTMNDNDSPSLSQISSARLPERVKLIIEEIEREEAVLLEDLYSMDRKFAEHYNVLEQILGVLIRFVKDLKLQHQHQYDELRKTWLCKRCQTMNAKLSVLEHLLLRDTYTKDSVPALHKIRKYLLEATEEASIAYNKAVTRLREYQGVDPHFDTIARQYHEIVKKLEGMQWTIHQVEMDLKRSLEHSS
- the LOC122042665 gene encoding AUGMIN subunit 4-like isoform X2, which encodes MAKIAQSQNLPADVMHLIEQLERHCLAPDGSYVSKSSFTELQLAREEMLRERTCYLEAMAVYGEAITMVEEYQQTVLGGNLGGVKDIPGLHSHLGQKCSPEVYDYLEHRLAVAEAAQRLRLPLLSKDGEINEEEIEKVSMISRSSIDSTISVTPSTSSNSTSYNNSYSNSSSSVLGFPTPANSSDAIEPGVGGVPNRFLGVTADFLWQVQQQNPSRNVDTSEHQRTLVREIECRLDAKCEALADIFTMNDNDSPSLSQISSARLPERVKLIIEEIEREEAVLLEDLYSMDRKFAEHYNVLEQILGVLIRFVKDLKLQHQHQYDELRKTWLCKRCQTMNAKLSVLEHLLLRDTYTKDSVPALHKIRKYLLEAKNDFLDPSL